TGACGGTGTTGTCATTACTCACGGCACGGATACACTGGAAGAAACAGCCTTCTTTTTGGATTCAACAATTCCGCGTGGCATGCCCATTGTCCTGACAGGCGCCATGCGCTCTAGCAATGAATTAGGGACAGATGGTATCTATAATTTCCTCAGCGCACTTCGTGTTGCTGCCGATGATGCCTCTCGTGATCGCGGTGTCCTTGTAGTGATGAATGACGAAATTCATTCAGCACGATATGTAACAAAAACACATACGACCAACGTTTCGACTTTCCAAACACCAACACATGGACCAGTTGGCTTAGCCACAAAGCACAAACTCTTCTATTTCCATACCGATGGTGAAAATCAACATCTTGATATTTCTTCTGTTAAAGGAAAAGTTCCGATTGTTAAAGCTTATGCTGGAATGACAGGTGAAGTCTTTGACTTATTTGACTTAAGTAGTTTAGATGGCCTTGTTATTGAAGCGCTGGGGGCAGGCAATCTTCCCCCTACAGCCGCACAAAAATTAATGAATATCATCAAGCTTGGCATTCCTGTAGTACTCGTTTCCCGCTGTTTCAATGGTATAGCGGAACCAGTTTATGCCTATGAGGGTGGTGGCTCTAAGCTGGCAGAGGCTGGGGTGATGTTTGCACCTGAAGTAAATTCTCAAAAAGCACGTATCAAACTGTTGATTGGCCTGAATGGTGGCTTGGAAGGTGACAGACTTAAGACGTTTGTCGAAAATTAAAAAAAACAGACGAGACAAATCCTCGTCTGTTTTTTATTACTCCAAGTTCCAAAATATTTGGGTTAATGAGCAATCATTTCTTGTGCTATTTCTTGTGGTGATAAGTCACTTGGATAAAATGTTGGCCAATTCTCGAGCTCCTCAAGTACTTTTTCCTGACTCTCTGAACCATAAAAAATATGGAAATGTGCTGCCTTCATTGGTGCAATCGCATGGTCACTAAACTGAACATATTTTAACTCACCTGCATTATTATCCTCTGTTTCAAAAAGATACCGCACTCCCCGATTACCTTTTTCGTAAGTTAAAATTTTATACCCCTTGTACTTATAGTGATATTTATGTTTTACATTATTTTTAGTAAAGGTCATTGTATTGTTATCAATCAAAATATTACTCACGTCACTCTTATATCCCTGTTCATAGTATTTCTTATATGCAGAAGGCGACTTGTCTCCCTTAATTTTT
This window of the Lactococcus garvieae subsp. garvieae genome carries:
- a CDS encoding asparaginase, with product MKKILVLHTGGTISMAEDASGRVAPNAVNPMNSVDMHLDSIHMVAEDIFNLPSPHITPKEMLLIKKRINRAFDQEEFDGVVITHGTDTLEETAFFLDSTIPRGMPIVLTGAMRSSNELGTDGIYNFLSALRVAADDASRDRGVLVVMNDEIHSARYVTKTHTTNVSTFQTPTHGPVGLATKHKLFYFHTDGENQHLDISSVKGKVPIVKAYAGMTGEVFDLFDLSSLDGLVIEALGAGNLPPTAAQKLMNIIKLGIPVVLVSRCFNGIAEPVYAYEGGGSKLAEAGVMFAPEVNSQKARIKLLIGLNGGLEGDRLKTFVEN